One stretch of Cohnella algarum DNA includes these proteins:
- a CDS encoding ABC transporter substrate-binding protein, translated as MRKWKSMFVLLMAVMLVAAACGKSDSDAGADGAAGTDAGEKELKKVVLRLKWINQAQFAGFYIAKEKGYYEEAGLDVEIRPGGSDFPSVQMVSSGSEDFGVTGADQILLSREKGAPVVALSVIYRSSPFVLFTLKESGLATMEDLVGQKIGVKLGGNEELTYRAMAQKAGIEDGAIEEMPVKFDLSPLLTGQVKAWPGYVINEVIAAQEQGHEVNVIAPSDYGIDFYADTLFTTEKMIENDPETVKGFVQASMKGWQYAIDHPDEAAEVTVKYGDGLNLEHETAMMNASIPLLEADKAPLGQMEESEWSALQTSLLDVGFLKEEQDLPAAFTNEFIQ; from the coding sequence ATGCGCAAATGGAAATCGATGTTCGTGTTGTTGATGGCGGTCATGCTCGTCGCCGCCGCTTGCGGAAAGTCGGATTCCGATGCCGGCGCGGACGGCGCGGCGGGAACGGACGCGGGGGAAAAAGAGCTGAAAAAAGTCGTGCTTCGCCTGAAATGGATCAACCAGGCCCAGTTCGCCGGGTTTTATATCGCCAAGGAAAAGGGATATTACGAGGAAGCGGGGCTGGACGTCGAAATTCGTCCGGGCGGTTCGGACTTCCCGTCGGTGCAAATGGTGTCGTCCGGCAGCGAGGACTTCGGCGTCACCGGCGCCGACCAGATTTTGCTGTCCCGCGAGAAGGGCGCGCCGGTCGTCGCTTTGTCGGTCATTTATCGTTCCTCTCCTTTCGTCCTGTTTACGTTGAAAGAATCGGGTCTTGCGACGATGGAAGACCTGGTCGGCCAAAAAATCGGCGTCAAGCTCGGCGGGAACGAGGAGCTTACGTATCGCGCCATGGCGCAAAAGGCGGGCATCGAAGACGGAGCCATCGAGGAAATGCCGGTCAAATTCGATCTGAGCCCGCTGCTGACGGGGCAAGTCAAAGCATGGCCGGGCTACGTCATCAACGAAGTGATCGCCGCGCAGGAGCAGGGGCATGAAGTCAACGTGATCGCGCCGTCCGACTACGGCATCGATTTTTACGCGGATACGCTGTTTACGACCGAAAAAATGATCGAAAACGATCCGGAGACGGTCAAAGGCTTCGTGCAGGCTTCGATGAAGGGCTGGCAGTACGCGATCGACCATCCGGACGAAGCGGCCGAAGTGACGGTCAAATACGGCGACGGCCTCAATCTGGAGCATGAAACCGCGATGATGAACGCCAGCATTCCGCTGCTTGAAGCGGACAAAGCGCCGCTGGGCCAAATGGAAGAGTCCGAATGGAGCGCGCTGCAAACGAGCCTGCTGGACGTCGGCTTCTTGAAAGAAGAGCAGGACTTGCCAGCCGCCTTTACGAACGAGTTCATTCAATAA
- a CDS encoding bile acid:sodium symporter family protein codes for MVRSGVVAFLIRLNAVLEKIMPLLTPSAIVIGVLLSTRVSSYEYLVPWIFAGMTFIGSLKSSFGDIGRELYRPWKLLTILLILHVVMPCAGWLSGKLFFPDDPLTAMGCLLLFVLPTGVVSVVWVSIYRGNLALTLSLILIDTLLSPLVVPASLYVLMGQTVEIQVWEMMQGLLWMIVLPSLAGMLVNQWTKGKVNAAWGPSLAPFVKIGMFVVVVINGSVIAPYFRRFDNHLAVVVAVTLGTAVVGYLIGWGVSSLLRWNREDSVAMQFNAGMRNISAGAVIAVQYFPAAVSLPVISGMLFQQLLAALFGYRLARKDARLNKLQSGSLPGAGAAVSDRA; via the coding sequence ATGGTGCGATCGGGAGTCGTCGCTTTTTTGATCAGATTGAATGCCGTTCTGGAAAAAATCATGCCGCTGCTGACGCCGTCCGCCATCGTCATCGGGGTATTGCTTTCGACGCGGGTGAGCTCTTACGAGTATTTGGTGCCGTGGATTTTTGCCGGCATGACGTTTATCGGGAGCTTGAAGTCCAGCTTCGGGGATATCGGGCGGGAGCTTTACCGTCCTTGGAAGCTTCTGACGATTTTGCTTATTTTGCACGTTGTCATGCCTTGCGCGGGCTGGCTATCGGGGAAGTTGTTTTTTCCGGACGATCCGCTTACGGCCATGGGCTGCCTGCTGCTGTTCGTTCTGCCGACCGGGGTGGTGAGCGTCGTCTGGGTATCCATCTACAGGGGCAACCTCGCGCTTACGCTGTCGCTCATTTTGATCGATACGCTGCTCTCGCCGCTCGTGGTGCCGGCCAGCTTGTACGTGCTGATGGGCCAGACGGTCGAAATTCAGGTTTGGGAAATGATGCAGGGCTTGCTGTGGATGATCGTGCTGCCTTCGCTGGCCGGCATGCTGGTCAACCAGTGGACGAAGGGAAAAGTAAACGCCGCATGGGGACCGTCGCTGGCCCCGTTCGTCAAAATCGGCATGTTCGTCGTCGTCGTCATCAACGGCTCCGTCATCGCGCCGTATTTCCGGCGGTTCGACAACCATCTCGCGGTCGTCGTCGCCGTGACGCTGGGCACGGCCGTCGTCGGCTACCTGATCGGCTGGGGCGTTTCCTCGCTGCTGAGATGGAACCGGGAAGACTCCGTCGCCATGCAGTTCAACGCCGGCATGCGCAACATTAGCGCCGGGGCCGTCATTGCGGTGCAGTACTTCCCGGCCGCCGTGTCGCTGCCCGTCATCTCCGGCATGCTGTTCCAGCAACTGCTGGCGGCTCTGTTCGGCTACCGGCTCGCCCGCAAGGACGCGCGGCTGAACAAGCTGCAAAGCGGCAGCCTGCCGGGGGCGGGGGCGGCCGTCTCCGACCGGGCGTAG
- a CDS encoding formate/nitrite transporter family protein, which yields MEIEALKQVEKLAMKKSGVYGQSRVRYAARSALAGMFVGIGVIAAFKTGNYFNEAGSPLAYPAAALTFGAAIVLISYGGADLFTGNTFYLAFAALRKKLGWGEVGKLWAATYAGNALGACALASLVALAGLFADRSASGFLLEVAEHKAAAPVAELFFRGILCNWLVCLAFFLPMRMRGDGAKMFAMMLCVFCFFVSGYEHSVANMAIFAVSLTLDRPETVTAAGAIRNLIPVTLGNVVGGSVFMGVMYYYANKPFLRGEERPKR from the coding sequence ATGGAAATCGAAGCGCTGAAGCAGGTAGAGAAGCTGGCGATGAAAAAAAGCGGCGTGTACGGGCAGAGTCGCGTCCGTTACGCCGCCCGTTCCGCGTTGGCCGGCATGTTCGTCGGCATCGGCGTCATCGCGGCGTTCAAAACGGGCAACTATTTTAACGAGGCCGGCTCTCCGCTCGCTTACCCCGCCGCCGCGCTGACGTTCGGAGCCGCAATCGTGCTTATTTCTTACGGCGGGGCGGATCTGTTTACCGGCAACACCTTTTATCTGGCTTTTGCAGCGCTGCGGAAAAAACTCGGCTGGGGCGAGGTTGGCAAGCTCTGGGCGGCGACCTATGCCGGAAACGCGCTTGGAGCCTGCGCGCTTGCCTCGCTCGTCGCGTTGGCCGGCCTGTTTGCCGATCGTTCCGCGAGCGGGTTTTTGCTGGAGGTTGCGGAGCATAAGGCGGCGGCCCCGGTAGCGGAGCTTTTTTTTCGCGGGATTTTGTGCAACTGGCTCGTCTGCCTCGCCTTTTTTCTGCCGATGAGGATGCGCGGAGACGGCGCTAAAATGTTTGCGATGATGCTGTGCGTTTTTTGCTTCTTTGTTTCCGGCTACGAACATAGCGTCGCCAATATGGCGATTTTCGCCGTCTCGCTGACTCTGGATCGCCCGGAGACCGTCACGGCGGCAGGGGCCATCCGCAATCTCATCCCCGTGACGCTGGGGAACGTCGTCGGCGGAAGCGTGTTTATGGGGGTTATGTATTACTATGCGAACAAACCGTTTTTGCGGGGCGAAGAACGGCCGAAAAGATGA
- a CDS encoding catalase: protein MENDNLNADGTAVTGVGSSADSRFAEGEDESSLTNRQGHPVTDNQNVRTVGNRGPTTLENYDFLEKISHFDRERVPERVVHARGAGAHGYFEAYGKVGDEPVSKYTRAKLFQEKGKRTPVFVRFSTVIGGAHSPETLRDPRGFAVKFYTEDGNWDLVGNNLKIFFIRDPIKFPDMVHSFKPDPVTNLPDPERMFDFLAGTPEATHMITFLFSPWGIPANYRQMQGSGVNTYKWVNQAGEAVLVKYHWEPLKQGIKNLLQREADEIQATNYNHATQDLYEAIERGDYPEWELCVQIMSDDEHPELDFDPLDPTKLWDPEQFPFLPVGKMVLNQNALNYFAETEQSAFGTGVLVDGLDFSDDKLLQGRTFSYSDTQRYRVGTNYLQLPINAPKKHVATNQRDGQMEYRVDMAPGQNPHINYEPSTLNGLKEAPKRGRDHEPHYDAKLVRQKIDRTNDFAQAGKTYRAFDDVEKDELIANLVSNLKICAPHIQETFVGYFTQADPEYGRRVKEGLEQAGKNHTSTAAADAAMKKAENMGHKTDGY, encoded by the coding sequence ATGGAAAACGATAATCTGAACGCAGACGGGACGGCCGTTACGGGCGTCGGCAGCTCGGCGGATAGCCGGTTTGCCGAAGGGGAAGACGAAAGCTCGCTGACAAACCGCCAGGGCCATCCGGTCACGGATAACCAGAACGTGAGAACGGTGGGCAACCGGGGGCCGACAACGCTGGAAAACTATGATTTTCTCGAAAAAATCTCGCACTTCGACCGGGAACGGGTGCCGGAGCGGGTCGTCCACGCCCGCGGGGCGGGCGCGCACGGCTACTTCGAAGCCTATGGCAAAGTCGGCGACGAGCCCGTTTCCAAGTACACGCGGGCGAAGCTGTTCCAGGAAAAAGGGAAGCGCACGCCCGTTTTTGTCCGCTTTTCGACGGTCATCGGCGGTGCCCATTCCCCCGAAACGCTGCGCGACCCGCGCGGGTTTGCCGTTAAATTTTATACGGAGGACGGCAACTGGGACCTCGTCGGCAACAATTTGAAAATCTTTTTTATCCGCGACCCGATCAAATTTCCGGACATGGTGCATTCGTTCAAGCCGGATCCGGTCACCAACCTGCCCGACCCGGAGCGGATGTTCGATTTTCTGGCCGGAACGCCGGAAGCTACCCACATGATCACGTTCCTGTTCTCTCCCTGGGGCATCCCGGCCAATTACCGGCAAATGCAAGGCTCGGGCGTAAATACGTACAAATGGGTAAACCAGGCTGGGGAAGCGGTGCTGGTGAAATACCATTGGGAGCCACTAAAGCAGGGGATCAAAAACCTGCTGCAGCGCGAAGCCGACGAGATTCAGGCGACAAATTACAACCATGCGACGCAGGATTTGTACGAAGCGATCGAACGGGGAGACTACCCGGAATGGGAGCTGTGCGTGCAAATCATGAGCGACGACGAGCATCCCGAGCTCGATTTCGACCCGCTCGATCCGACGAAGCTGTGGGATCCGGAGCAGTTTCCGTTTTTGCCGGTCGGGAAAATGGTGCTCAATCAAAATGCGCTCAATTATTTTGCCGAGACCGAGCAGTCGGCGTTCGGGACGGGGGTGCTCGTGGACGGTCTCGACTTCTCCGACGACAAGCTGCTGCAGGGCCGCACCTTCTCGTATTCGGACACGCAGCGTTACCGGGTCGGCACCAACTATTTGCAGCTCCCGATCAACGCGCCGAAAAAGCACGTGGCGACCAACCAGCGCGACGGCCAGATGGAATACCGGGTGGACATGGCGCCGGGGCAAAATCCGCATATCAACTACGAGCCATCCACGCTTAACGGGCTGAAAGAGGCCCCGAAGCGCGGGCGCGACCACGAACCGCATTACGATGCCAAGCTCGTTCGGCAAAAAATCGACCGCACGAACGATTTTGCGCAAGCGGGCAAGACGTACCGCGCGTTCGACGACGTGGAGAAGGACGAGCTGATCGCCAACCTGGTGAGCAATCTCAAAATCTGCGCGCCGCACATCCAGGAAACGTTTGTCGGGTATTTCACGCAAGCCGACCCCGAGTACGGCAGGCGGGTGAAGGAAGGGCTGGAGCAGGCGGGCAAAAACCACACCAGCACCGCCGCAGCCGATGCCGCCATGAAAAAGGCGGAAAACATGGGTCACAAAACGGACGGCTATTAA
- the ade gene encoding adenine deaminase produces the protein MSGEANREQLRKRIMAATGREPADVVIRNGRIVDVFGLEAIRGDVAIRDGVIVGIGSYEGKTVIDAQGRYVCPGLIDGHVHIESSMATPAEFAKVVLPHGVTTVVADPHEIANVCGTAGLDYMLDASRGLPLNVLFMLPSCVPATPFENAGAELAAPDLSPYYGRPGVLGLAEVMDYPAVAEAREDMLDKLADAAGRGVPVDGHGSGLGPGAIDVYRAAGIRTDHECTTPEEALDRVRRGMYVLMREGSAAKNLAALLPAVNAGNERRFAFCTDDKHLDELVAEGSIDHHIRLAIRHGMDPLRAIRIATLNAAECFGLQGLGAVAPGYAADLLIVDDLENMTIRQVYRAGELVAEDGRVVAGSRAEASRPVPPALTGTVRLPRLREEDLRIAVGPSGNVRVIEVIPNSIVTRKRIVEADAVDGVFKASTARDLLKMAVIERHRGTGNVGLGIVSGFRLRRGAIASTVAHDSHNLVCVGATDRDMLAAVDALGRMGGGLVVVDDGEPIASLPLEIAGLMTARPYGDIVREIEALNRALTRIGASEEFNAFLTLSFLCLPVIPELKLTDLGLFDTEAFRHVPTGLD, from the coding sequence ATGAGCGGCGAGGCGAATCGCGAGCAATTGCGCAAACGGATTATGGCGGCAACCGGCCGGGAGCCGGCCGATGTCGTCATTCGGAACGGACGAATCGTGGACGTCTTCGGGCTCGAGGCGATCCGCGGGGACGTCGCGATTCGCGACGGAGTCATCGTCGGGATCGGATCCTATGAGGGGAAAACCGTGATTGACGCGCAAGGACGGTATGTCTGCCCGGGGTTGATCGACGGGCACGTCCACATCGAATCTTCGATGGCGACGCCGGCGGAGTTCGCCAAGGTCGTGCTTCCCCACGGGGTGACGACCGTCGTCGCCGATCCGCATGAAATCGCCAACGTTTGCGGGACGGCAGGCCTGGATTATATGCTGGATGCCTCGCGCGGGCTGCCGTTGAACGTGCTGTTCATGCTGCCGTCCTGCGTGCCGGCCACCCCGTTCGAAAACGCGGGGGCGGAATTGGCGGCGCCGGATCTGTCCCCGTATTACGGCCGGCCGGGAGTGCTGGGCCTGGCGGAGGTGATGGACTACCCGGCCGTGGCCGAGGCCCGCGAAGATATGCTGGACAAGCTGGCGGACGCGGCCGGCCGGGGCGTTCCCGTCGACGGCCACGGTTCCGGACTCGGCCCGGGCGCCATCGACGTCTACCGGGCGGCCGGCATCCGCACGGATCATGAGTGCACGACGCCGGAGGAGGCGCTGGACCGCGTGCGGCGCGGCATGTACGTGCTGATGCGCGAAGGCTCCGCCGCGAAAAATCTCGCGGCGCTGCTTCCCGCGGTCAATGCGGGCAACGAGCGGCGGTTCGCCTTTTGCACGGACGACAAGCATTTGGACGAGCTGGTCGCCGAAGGCAGCATCGATCATCACATCCGTCTGGCGATTCGGCACGGCATGGACCCGCTGCGGGCGATCCGGATCGCGACGCTGAACGCCGCCGAATGCTTCGGCCTGCAAGGCCTCGGCGCCGTCGCTCCGGGCTATGCCGCCGATCTGCTGATCGTCGACGACCTGGAGAACATGACGATCCGCCAGGTCTACCGCGCCGGCGAGCTGGTCGCGGAGGACGGGCGGGTCGTAGCGGGATCGCGGGCGGAGGCTTCGCGTCCGGTCCCGCCGGCGCTGACCGGCACGGTGCGCCTGCCCAGGCTGCGCGAAGAGGATCTGCGCATTGCCGTCGGACCGTCCGGCAACGTCCGCGTCATCGAGGTCATACCCAACTCGATCGTAACGCGCAAGCGAATCGTCGAGGCGGACGCGGTGGATGGCGTCTTCAAGGCTTCGACCGCCCGCGATTTGCTGAAGATGGCCGTGATCGAGCGGCATCGCGGCACGGGCAACGTCGGGCTGGGCATCGTGAGCGGATTCAGGCTCCGGCGCGGGGCGATCGCGTCGACGGTCGCGCACGACTCGCACAACCTTGTCTGCGTCGGCGCGACGGACCGCGACATGCTGGCGGCCGTCGACGCTTTGGGCCGGATGGGCGGCGGGCTGGTCGTCGTCGACGACGGGGAGCCGATCGCTTCGCTGCCGCTGGAAATCGCGGGCCTCATGACCGCGCGGCCTTACGGGGACATCGTGCGCGAGATCGAAGCGCTGAACCGGGCGCTGACGCGGATCGGAGCGAGCGAGGAGTTTAACGCGTTTTTGACCTTATCCTTCCTCTGCCTGCCCGTCATTCCGGAGCTCAAGCTGACCGACCTCGGCTTGTTCGACACCGAAGCGTTCCGGCACGTTCCGACAGGCCTGGATTGA
- a CDS encoding ATP-binding protein, giving the protein MIRSLHRIVTKVNEIAGGIFGQKLSVRSKDELGLLASRVNTMEDNLQYYMSGLKNTAAELSDTKQYLESLVNHTSDAIHVADLQGRVTQVNHAFEGMYGWSEAEVLGRPLDNIPPDQVRDWEDIRRTVLEGGAVTDRETVRYAKDGTPIDLSITVSSIRNEQGEIVAIATISRNITNRKQTEEMLRRSEKLSVVGQLAAGIAHEIRNPLTTLIGFVQLQQKKGSLPGVYLDVMLSELDRINYIVSELLFLAKPQASVMEMANVADILGDISLLLESQARISNVRIVTNIPANLPKVKCAINQLKQVFVNVIKNGIEAMPDGGTLRIEAETLEDSGGLLLRVCDNGCGIPEETLSRLGEPFYSTKPTGNGLGVMVSQQIIANHKGTIDFRSAPGEGTTVEIRLPSRDDSDSPDFATA; this is encoded by the coding sequence ATGATTCGTTCGCTTCATCGGATCGTGACCAAGGTCAACGAGATCGCGGGCGGCATCTTCGGGCAAAAGCTGTCCGTACGCAGCAAGGACGAGCTCGGCCTGCTCGCGTCGCGCGTCAATACGATGGAGGACAACTTGCAGTATTACATGTCCGGCCTCAAAAACACCGCCGCCGAACTAAGCGATACGAAGCAATATCTCGAATCGCTGGTCAATCACACGTCGGACGCGATTCACGTCGCCGATTTGCAGGGACGCGTGACGCAGGTCAATCATGCTTTCGAGGGGATGTACGGCTGGAGCGAGGCCGAGGTGCTGGGACGGCCGCTCGACAATATTCCTCCGGACCAGGTTCGGGATTGGGAGGACATTCGGCGAACCGTTCTGGAGGGGGGAGCGGTTACCGACCGCGAAACGGTGCGCTATGCGAAGGACGGCACCCCGATCGACCTGAGCATTACGGTGTCTTCGATCCGGAACGAACAGGGGGAGATTGTCGCGATCGCCACCATCTCCCGCAACATTACGAACCGGAAGCAAACGGAGGAAATGCTGCGCAGGTCGGAAAAGCTGTCCGTCGTCGGCCAGCTTGCCGCAGGCATCGCGCACGAAATCCGCAATCCGCTTACGACGCTCATCGGGTTCGTGCAGCTGCAGCAAAAGAAGGGCTCCTTGCCCGGGGTTTACCTGGACGTCATGCTGTCGGAGCTGGACCGGATCAACTACATCGTCAGCGAGCTGCTCTTCCTCGCCAAGCCGCAAGCGTCCGTTATGGAAATGGCGAACGTGGCCGATATTTTGGGGGACATTTCGCTGCTGCTGGAATCCCAGGCCCGCATCAGCAACGTTCGGATCGTCACGAATATTCCGGCAAACCTGCCGAAGGTAAAGTGCGCGATCAACCAGTTGAAGCAGGTATTCGTAAACGTGATCAAAAACGGCATCGAAGCGATGCCGGACGGAGGCACTTTGCGAATCGAGGCGGAGACGTTGGAGGATAGCGGAGGCCTTCTGCTCCGCGTTTGCGACAACGGGTGCGGCATTCCGGAGGAAACGCTGTCCCGGCTGGGAGAACCGTTCTATTCGACCAAGCCGACAGGCAACGGCCTCGGCGTCATGGTTTCCCAGCAGATCATCGCCAACCATAAAGGAACGATCGATTTCCGCAGCGCTCCGGGAGAAGGGACGACCGTGGAAATCCGCCTCCCTTCCCGCGACGATTCGGACAGTCCCGACTTCGCTACAGCTTGA
- a CDS encoding nucleoside hydrolase, with product MKPIILDVDTGVDDALAIAYAARSPELRLLGLTTCFGNVPVDEATRNTLYMLEKLGVDAPVLAGASDPLKRKRKEAVRHIHGEKGLGNVLDIEPKRRPDGRHAVDFIIEQVRGLPGQVTIVAVGPLTNLALAVQKDPGIVPLVGDVVIMGGAVRVAGNVSPYAEANIHSDPEAADVVFRSGLPITLVGLDVTLQTMLGRDRVDVWRRKDPELGGFLAEVTEFYIGFYETIHPGKGGCGLHDPLAVGVAVNPDFVTTEMLNVQVLLNEEELGRTAELPDGKPNLRVCVGVKAQEFLEHFADRVI from the coding sequence GTGAAACCGATTATTCTCGACGTGGATACGGGAGTCGACGACGCGCTGGCGATCGCGTACGCGGCCCGTTCTCCCGAGCTGCGTCTGCTCGGGCTGACGACATGCTTCGGCAATGTTCCGGTGGACGAAGCGACTCGCAATACGCTGTACATGCTGGAAAAGCTGGGAGTGGACGCGCCGGTGCTGGCCGGAGCGTCGGACCCGCTGAAGCGCAAGCGCAAGGAAGCCGTTCGCCACATTCACGGCGAAAAAGGTCTCGGCAACGTGCTCGATATCGAGCCGAAACGCCGGCCCGACGGCCGGCATGCCGTCGATTTTATCATCGAGCAGGTGCGCGGCCTCCCGGGGCAAGTGACAATCGTGGCCGTCGGGCCGCTGACGAATCTCGCGCTTGCGGTGCAGAAGGATCCCGGCATCGTCCCGCTCGTCGGCGATGTCGTCATTATGGGCGGCGCCGTTCGAGTGGCGGGCAATGTGTCTCCTTATGCGGAGGCGAACATCCACAGCGATCCCGAGGCGGCGGACGTCGTGTTCCGCTCCGGGCTGCCGATTACGCTGGTCGGCCTGGACGTGACGCTCCAGACGATGCTCGGGCGCGACCGGGTTGATGTTTGGCGGCGAAAAGATCCCGAGCTCGGAGGTTTTCTGGCCGAGGTGACGGAATTTTATATCGGCTTTTACGAAACGATTCATCCGGGCAAGGGCGGGTGCGGCCTTCACGATCCGCTTGCCGTCGGCGTCGCCGTCAACCCCGATTTCGTGACGACCGAAATGCTGAACGTGCAGGTGCTGCTGAACGAGGAGGAGCTTGGGCGAACGGCCGAGCTGCCGGACGGGAAGCCGAACCTTCGCGTTTGCGTGGGCGTCAAGGCGCAGGAGTTCCTCGAGCATTTTGCCGACCGGGTCATTTGA
- the pruA gene encoding L-glutamate gamma-semialdehyde dehydrogenase: MSLTADIGPFANEPFVDFRQEDNRKAMEAAIAKAKSEMGRDYPLRIGADRIFTEEKIVSINPGNVDEVVGRVSKAGRELAERAMQTALKTFETWKNVPARARAEYLFKAAALLRERKHEFSALMILEAGKNYAEADADTAEAIDFLEFYAREILRLDAINETMPLTKLAGEDNKLKYIPLGVGIVIPPWNFPLAICAGMTAAAVVSGNAVLLKPASATPVIAHKFVELMEEVGLPPGVINYVPGSGAEVGDYLTTHPKTRFVSFTGSKEVGLRISRLAAETAEGQIWIKRLVAEMGGKDGIVVDETADLDKAAQAIVASAFGFQGQKCSAGSRAFIVEPVYDEVVEKVVALTKRLDVGLPERNFPNGPVIDKASYDKILNYIEIGKGEGRLLAGGGKAEGNGYYIQPTVFADVDGKARIMQEEIFGPVLAIGKAKDYKEAIELYNDTEFGLTGSFFSTDKARIEEALETMHCGNLYVNRKCTGAMVGAHPFGGFNMSGTDSKAGGHDYLLLFTQAKLQSVSL, translated from the coding sequence ATGAGTCTGACAGCCGACATCGGTCCTTTTGCAAACGAGCCGTTCGTCGATTTTCGCCAGGAGGATAACCGGAAAGCGATGGAAGCCGCCATTGCCAAAGCGAAATCGGAAATGGGCCGGGATTATCCGCTGCGCATCGGAGCCGACCGGATTTTTACGGAAGAAAAAATCGTTTCGATCAATCCGGGCAATGTCGACGAAGTCGTCGGCCGCGTGAGCAAGGCGGGGCGGGAGCTTGCCGAACGCGCGATGCAAACCGCGCTGAAGACGTTCGAAACGTGGAAAAACGTTCCCGCCCGCGCGCGCGCCGAATATTTGTTCAAGGCGGCCGCATTGCTGCGCGAGCGCAAGCACGAATTTTCCGCCCTGATGATTTTGGAAGCCGGGAAAAATTACGCGGAGGCGGATGCGGACACGGCGGAAGCGATCGATTTCCTCGAGTTTTACGCCCGCGAAATTCTTCGTCTCGACGCGATTAACGAAACGATGCCGCTGACGAAGCTTGCCGGGGAAGACAACAAGCTGAAGTACATTCCGCTCGGAGTCGGCATCGTTATCCCGCCGTGGAATTTTCCGCTGGCGATTTGCGCGGGGATGACGGCGGCCGCGGTCGTTTCCGGCAATGCCGTCTTGCTGAAGCCCGCTTCGGCGACGCCGGTCATCGCGCACAAGTTCGTCGAGCTGATGGAGGAAGTCGGGCTGCCGCCCGGGGTCATCAACTACGTTCCCGGAAGCGGGGCGGAGGTCGGCGATTATTTGACGACGCACCCGAAAACCCGGTTCGTCAGCTTTACCGGCTCAAAGGAGGTCGGCCTTCGGATCAGCCGGCTCGCGGCCGAAACGGCGGAAGGCCAAATCTGGATCAAGCGCCTCGTCGCGGAGATGGGCGGCAAAGACGGCATCGTCGTGGACGAAACGGCCGATCTGGACAAAGCCGCGCAGGCGATCGTCGCTTCCGCGTTCGGGTTCCAGGGGCAAAAATGCTCCGCCGGATCGCGCGCGTTTATCGTGGAGCCGGTTTACGACGAGGTGGTCGAGAAGGTCGTCGCGTTGACGAAGCGGCTGGACGTCGGGCTGCCGGAGCGAAATTTCCCGAACGGGCCGGTCATCGATAAGGCCTCGTACGACAAAATTTTAAACTATATCGAAATCGGGAAAGGAGAAGGCCGGCTGCTTGCGGGAGGGGGCAAGGCCGAAGGGAACGGCTACTACATTCAGCCGACCGTTTTTGCCGACGTCGACGGCAAGGCCCGCATCATGCAGGAGGAAATTTTCGGGCCGGTGCTGGCGATCGGCAAAGCGAAAGATTACAAAGAGGCGATCGAATTGTACAACGATACGGAATTCGGGCTGACCGGCTCGTTTTTCTCGACAGACAAGGCGAGAATCGAGGAGGCGCTGGAGACGATGCACTGCGGCAATCTGTACGTGAACCGCAAATGCACCGGCGCGATGGTCGGAGCGCATCCGTTCGGCGGCTTCAATATGTCGGGGACGGACTCCAAGGCGGGCGGCCATGATTACTTGCTGCTGTTCACGCAGGCGAAGCTCCAATCGGTCTCTTTATAG